TTTGCTTTACATCCATGATATTCGTATTCTCTAAATGTTTTGCATAATAATAAAGAGCCTTCAAGTAGGCTATCTGGCTATTTATTGAATTACCTTTTTCAATTAGATAATGATGATAATTTATAATAATCTCAGAATTTTGTTTGTTTGATAAAGTATTAACATTTTCAACAACTTTTTTTAGAGTTATTCCCATTGGATTATCTTCTATACGATTACTATGTACGGTATAATTAAAGATTATGCAATATACCGCCATAAAGCATAAAGGTATAGTTCAATATACCTCTTTTCCTATTGATCCTAATGCTCGACCATCTATCTACCAAAAGGATTGATTGGCAGAAACCGAGGAAGGAAGGAATTACATATATCGTAGATAAATTCCAAGGATTTGATAGTGCAAATTTCAAGATAATTTCTCCGCTAATAGACATTGTAAAAATTTATGGTCCACTGCCCCTCTTGATTTCAAACGATCAACTTATGGACCGGATAAATTTCTACCATGAACATGACATATTGGTTTCCGTTGGAAGTACATTAACAGAATATGCGTTGTTAGAAAAATCATTTGATAAATACATTGAAGATGCCTCAAAGCTTGGGTTTGACATTATCGAAATAGGTGAAAATAATATTGAATTATCCTTAGAAAAAAAGAAACAGATTGCAGCCAAATTAAAGTCTAAAGACTTGGTAGCACTATGGAAAGTAGGAAAGAAAGATCCAAGAAGGCAACTTTCGTTTGATCAATTAATTACTAAAATTAATGAGGCAATAGAAGTAGGTTCAGAAAAAATTCTCCTTGAAGGTAATCTGGGATATGCTGTAGGCATATACGACGAAAGAGGAAATATTAAATGGAATATAGTTGGTGCGGTGACCTCGAAAATATCTCCAAATAAGATCATATTTGAAACTCCTTTGGAAATTCAACAGTCAGCAATGATTGCTGAATTTGGTCAAAGAGTAAATCTTGGTGAGACAAATTTAGAGAACGTAATATCCATTGAATCGCAAAGAAAGGGATTCTTATCCAGAGCGAGTTATGGAATTTCCAGCATGAAAAAAATAGCCAAAGGTAGTCCAGCTACAA
This Candidatus Nitrosocosmicus oleophilus DNA region includes the following protein-coding sequences:
- a CDS encoding phosphosulfolactate synthase, with protein sequence MLDHLSTKRIDWQKPRKEGITYIVDKFQGFDSANFKIISPLIDIVKIYGPLPLLISNDQLMDRINFYHEHDILVSVGSTLTEYALLEKSFDKYIEDASKLGFDIIEIGENNIELSLEKKKQIAAKLKSKDLVALWKVGKKDPRRQLSFDQLITKINEAIEVGSEKILLEGNLGYAVGIYDERGNIKWNIVGAVTSKISPNKIIFETPLEIQQSAMIAEFGQRVNLGETNLENVISIESQRKGFLSRASYGISSMKKIAKGSPATKFIYYIIRTRNSMEQSELINITNLPRRTVQTGLEELKDQGLIVEKTNLDDIRKKIYHIVKDEWL